In the genome of Actinobacillus genomosp. 1, the window GAAAACTCGCTCGCATTAAATTCACTACCGCCAAAAAGCCAGTTGCGCCATAAAGAGGAGCAGGCGAAACGGGCGTGTAAAAAGGGGCGGTTTCATCGACTAATTCATTTAATAACTTTTCATCTGCGGTGTTAATTGCCGTTTCTAAACGGGTAATTAGGGCATTAAGATCCAATTGGGACATAACAACTCCTTAAAATAATGGATTTAGTGTTTAGGCATTATCTAAAAATTTATAAACTGATACAACTTTTTATCCCCTATACAAATGATGCCTGTAAAAACCACCCATTCAACCATTCCATTTCCCCGCGCTTTTCAAACTCTGTCAAGACTGACCGCACTTCTGCTTCACTAACATTGAAAGCATATTGCAACTCAATGAGCGAAATCACAGGGTGCTTAGCGAGTAATGCCGAGAGCGTTTCTTGAGTGAATTTAAGGGCTTGAGGTTGCAATTTGCCGTCTGAAATTTGGCGGATAATTTGCGTAAATTGAGCGAAATGCAACACGCCATTTGCCAATAGCTTTTTCCCTTCAAATTCAAATAGATAGGCAGGCAAACCACGTACGCCTAAGCGATCTTTCAACGCAAAATCCTGTTCTAATTGTGCTTGGGCTGAACCGTCTTGAAAATGGCGTAAAAACAGCGATTCATCAATGCCAACCGCTCGCACTACCTCTAAAATCACGCTTAAATCATTGGTTGGGCGAACTTCCACAATGGTGGCGTATCGCAAGCGGTATAAAAAAGCGTCCGCTTTGCAACTCTCCGCCAACTGTGCCGCTTTGTATGCCAAATTTAACGGCAGGGACGAGGGGCGTTCAGCGGTAAACAAATTGAGATTCGGCATTGAAATCGGTAAGCCTGAAATCGCCTGTTCCGCCTCGTAAA includes:
- a CDS encoding DsbA family protein: MLKITVFTDPMMGLSYESEPFLRQLETHFPNQLQFAYVMGGLVRNVADWLLPNETLAEYNARLARIYEAEQAISGLPISMPNLNLFTAERPSSLPLNLAYKAAQLAESCKADAFLYRLRYATIVEVRPTNDLSVILEVVRAVGIDESLFLRHFQDGSAQAQLEQDFALKDRLGVRGLPAYLFEFEGKKLLANGVLHFAQFTQIIRQISDGKLQPQALKFTQETLSALLAKHPVISLIELQYAFNVSEAEVRSVLTEFEKRGEMEWLNGWFLQASFV